The proteins below are encoded in one region of Aquisphaera giovannonii:
- a CDS encoding TIGR03067 domain-containing protein yields the protein MLRLLLAVAAAVASAAAMAGGPEMDDAKAMEGTWGFVSGEVGGVKLPDEVLKTMSLVLEDGKYTTKSPGPDDKGTVKIDPGKEPKAMDITGVEGPNKGRTFPAIYVLDGDTLKICYDLSGKARPTEFKSPPGTKHFLAVYRRKK from the coding sequence ATGCTCCGACTGCTTCTCGCCGTCGCGGCCGCCGTCGCCTCGGCCGCCGCCATGGCCGGAGGGCCCGAGATGGACGACGCGAAGGCGATGGAAGGGACCTGGGGATTCGTCTCCGGCGAGGTCGGCGGCGTCAAGCTGCCCGACGAGGTCCTGAAGACGATGTCCCTCGTGCTGGAGGACGGCAAGTACACGACGAAGTCCCCCGGCCCCGACGATAAGGGGACGGTGAAGATCGACCCGGGCAAGGAGCCGAAGGCGATGGACATCACCGGCGTCGAGGGGCCGAACAAGGGCAGGACCTTCCCGGCCATCTACGTCCTCGACGGCGACACCCTGAAGATCTGCTACGACCTCTCCGGCAAGGCGCGTCCGACCGAGTTCAAATCCCCGCCGGGAACGAAGCACTTCCTGGCGGTGTACAGGCGGAAGAAGTGA
- a CDS encoding AbrB/MazE/SpoVT family DNA-binding domain-containing protein, translating to MRIRVEKCPGGIALVVPGPLAAQVGLREGEAAELDVTGGQLVVRPGSPATLAELLAGVTPENCHPEWADGPPAGAEML from the coding sequence ATGCGTATCCGCGTCGAGAAGTGCCCGGGAGGGATTGCGCTGGTCGTGCCGGGACCGCTCGCGGCCCAGGTCGGTCTGCGCGAGGGTGAGGCGGCCGAGCTGGACGTGACCGGCGGGCAGCTCGTCGTCCGGCCCGGCAGCCCGGCTACGCTCGCGGAGCTGCTAGCCGGCGTCACGCCCGAGAACTGCCATCCGGAGTGGGCCGACGGCCCGCCTGCCGGGGCCGAGATGCTGTGA
- a CDS encoding sensor histidine kinase, giving the protein MKALPIGTRLTISFVAAMAAVLAGFSAGLYAMAARHLHRQADERLEAAIDTLTAAAEIGPEGVEWEPAERRLALGRRGPDGRLSWRVSDGLGGRIDGSATAEVDGFLARLGPSRRHPAEFTDAAGIPWRALARRLDRPRPAGEDATPVAPGRHEALVLAAAASMDGVRATLRALATTLAGLSLAIWTLALLTGRRLCRAALRPLTEMAASARAIDADEPGRRLPTPAADDELAELGRSFNALLGRLGESLERQRRFAGDASHQLRTPLTAIQGQVDLALRQDRPPEEYRRVLSVVQSRTRHLRQIVEGLLFLSRADAEARGPSLEEVALDGWLRAHLDAWPGPRRADVTLSIDAPVGGGSYRALVHPPLLGELLDNLLDNAAKYSPPGTPIRVRLWRRDGEVSFRVADAGPGIARAELGRVFEPFYRAEPARAGGHHGVGLGLSVAARIAAACGGRIRADSEPGRGATFTVDLPASDDAPDPEGPA; this is encoded by the coding sequence GTGAAGGCGCTGCCGATCGGAACGAGGCTGACGATCTCTTTCGTCGCGGCGATGGCCGCGGTCCTGGCGGGCTTCTCGGCGGGCCTCTACGCGATGGCCGCGCGGCACCTGCATCGCCAGGCGGACGAGCGGCTGGAGGCGGCCATCGACACCCTGACCGCCGCGGCGGAGATCGGCCCGGAGGGCGTGGAGTGGGAGCCCGCGGAGCGCCGGCTCGCGCTCGGCCGCCGGGGGCCGGACGGCCGGCTCTCCTGGCGGGTGTCCGACGGTCTGGGCGGGCGCATCGACGGCTCGGCGACGGCCGAGGTGGACGGCTTCCTCGCCCGGCTCGGGCCCTCGCGCCGGCACCCGGCCGAGTTCACGGACGCCGCCGGGATCCCGTGGCGGGCGCTCGCCCGGCGGCTCGATCGCCCGCGGCCCGCTGGCGAGGACGCGACGCCCGTGGCCCCGGGCCGCCACGAGGCGCTGGTCCTGGCCGCCGCCGCGTCGATGGACGGGGTCCGGGCGACCCTCCGCGCGCTGGCGACGACGCTCGCCGGCCTCTCCCTCGCCATCTGGACGCTCGCCCTCTTGACCGGCCGCCGGCTCTGCCGCGCCGCGCTGAGGCCCCTGACCGAGATGGCCGCGTCCGCCCGCGCGATCGACGCCGACGAGCCGGGCCGCCGGCTGCCGACCCCCGCGGCCGACGACGAGCTGGCCGAGCTCGGCCGCTCGTTCAACGCGCTCCTGGGCCGCCTGGGTGAGTCGCTCGAGCGGCAGCGGCGGTTCGCCGGGGACGCCTCGCACCAGCTCCGCACCCCCTTGACCGCGATCCAGGGGCAGGTGGACCTGGCCCTCCGCCAGGACCGGCCGCCGGAGGAGTACCGCCGCGTCCTCTCGGTCGTCCAGTCCCGGACCCGGCACCTCCGCCAGATCGTCGAGGGCCTGCTGTTCCTCTCGCGGGCCGACGCCGAGGCGCGAGGGCCCTCGCTCGAGGAGGTCGCGCTCGACGGCTGGCTGCGGGCCCACCTCGACGCCTGGCCGGGCCCCCGGCGGGCCGACGTCACCCTCTCCATCGACGCCCCGGTGGGCGGCGGCTCGTACCGGGCCCTCGTCCACCCGCCCCTGCTGGGGGAGCTGCTGGACAACCTGCTCGACAACGCGGCGAAGTACAGCCCGCCCGGGACGCCGATCCGGGTCCGGCTCTGGCGGCGCGACGGCGAGGTCTCCTTCCGCGTCGCCGACGCCGGGCCGGGGATCGCGAGGGCGGAGCTGGGCCGGGTCTTCGAGCCGTTCTACCGGGCCGAGCCCGCCCGGGCGGGCGGCCACCACGGCGTCGGCCTGGGCCTCTCCGTTGCCGCCCGCATCGCCGCCGCCTGCGGCGGCCGGATCCGGGCCGACAGCGAGCCGGGCCGGGGCGCGACGTTCACCGTGGACCTGCCGGCGAGCGACGACGCCCCGGATCCCGAGGGCCCGGCATGA
- a CDS encoding type II toxin-antitoxin system PemK/MazF family toxin yields MSTPASPDRGHLDWLTLDPQAGHEQAGRRPALVLSPASYNQAVGLALFCPVTRQGQAARPSVLSHRSRGPQRSAG; encoded by the coding sequence GTGAGCACGCCCGCCTCGCCCGACCGCGGGCATCTTGACTGGCTCACGCTCGACCCGCAGGCCGGCCACGAGCAGGCCGGAAGGCGGCCCGCGCTTGTGCTCTCCCCGGCGTCCTACAATCAGGCGGTGGGACTGGCCCTGTTCTGCCCGGTCACGAGACAAGGCCAGGCTGCCCGGCCATCTGTCCTATCCCATCGGAGCCGAGGCCCTCAGCGAAGCGCTGGCTGA
- a CDS encoding YnfA family protein: protein MKSLAWYVLAAAGEIGGCFAFWAWLRMQKSPLWIGPGVASLVVFALALTRIDADAAGRAYAAYGGIYILASVTWLRVVEGVRPDRWDLLGAGICLAGAAVILFGPRRP, encoded by the coding sequence ATGAAATCACTGGCCTGGTACGTGCTGGCGGCGGCGGGGGAGATCGGCGGATGCTTCGCGTTCTGGGCCTGGCTCCGGATGCAGAAGAGCCCGCTCTGGATCGGGCCCGGCGTGGCCTCCCTCGTCGTCTTCGCGCTGGCGCTGACGCGGATCGACGCCGACGCCGCCGGCCGGGCCTATGCGGCGTATGGGGGCATATACATCCTCGCCTCGGTGACCTGGCTGAGGGTCGTCGAGGGGGTGCGGCCGGACCGCTGGGACCTGCTGGGCGCCGGGATCTGCCTCGCGGGGGCGGCGGTCATCCTGTTCGGCCCGCGGAGGCCCTGA
- a CDS encoding alpha-L-fucosidase, which translates to MNPLRTPASRPYRPWLIAIACSLVGFTASPAQGQGSRADWLREAGHGVFMHFLPSVADGPKAAAEFDVEALAGQLERAGAKYFVLTLGQNSGFFNAPNAAYDRRARYAPGERCAIRDLPLEMSRVLAPRGIRLMLYLPCQPPNEDRRAQEAFGLKAAAGDQHIDEVAAKEWAKVIGEWAERYGDRVSGWWFDGGYEWIGFDEKIAAIYAEAVRRGNPRAIVTFNPGVKLARWTRAEDYTAGELNDPFDVRPTSRFVDGSQWHALTFLGSHWGARDARFPAARWAEWIRAVNAGGGAVTLDAGPNYDPKAGPVGAISEAQMQQLEAIARAIPRDHEKGR; encoded by the coding sequence ATGAACCCCCTCAGGACGCCTGCCTCCCGGCCGTACCGGCCCTGGCTGATCGCGATCGCGTGCTCGCTCGTCGGGTTCACGGCCTCGCCCGCGCAGGGCCAGGGCTCCCGCGCGGACTGGCTCCGCGAGGCCGGGCACGGGGTCTTCATGCACTTCCTGCCCTCGGTCGCGGACGGGCCGAAGGCGGCGGCGGAGTTCGACGTGGAGGCGCTGGCGGGGCAGCTCGAGCGGGCCGGGGCGAAGTATTTCGTGCTGACGCTCGGGCAGAACTCGGGGTTCTTCAACGCGCCGAATGCGGCGTACGACCGCAGGGCCCGGTACGCCCCCGGCGAGCGGTGCGCGATCCGCGACCTGCCGCTGGAGATGTCGCGCGTGCTGGCCCCGCGGGGCATCCGGCTGATGCTGTATCTCCCCTGCCAGCCGCCGAACGAGGACCGACGCGCCCAGGAGGCGTTCGGCCTCAAGGCCGCGGCCGGCGACCAGCACATCGACGAGGTCGCCGCGAAGGAATGGGCGAAGGTGATCGGCGAGTGGGCCGAGCGCTACGGAGACAGGGTCTCGGGCTGGTGGTTCGACGGCGGCTACGAGTGGATCGGCTTCGACGAGAAGATCGCCGCGATCTACGCCGAGGCCGTCCGCCGCGGCAACCCCCGCGCGATCGTGACCTTCAACCCGGGCGTCAAGCTCGCCCGCTGGACGAGGGCCGAGGACTACACCGCCGGCGAGCTGAACGATCCGTTCGACGTCCGCCCGACCTCCCGTTTCGTGGACGGCTCCCAGTGGCACGCCCTGACGTTCCTGGGCTCCCACTGGGGCGCCCGCGACGCCCGCTTCCCGGCCGCCCGCTGGGCCGAATGGATCCGCGCCGTGAACGCCGGGGGCGGCGCCGTCACGCTCGACGCCGGCCCCAACTACGACCCCAAGGCCGGCCCCGTGGGGGCGATCTCCGAGGCCCAGATGCAGCAGCTCGAGGCGATCGCGAGGGCGATCCCTCGTGATCATGAGAAGGGCCGCTGA
- a CDS encoding DMT family transporter: protein MAWVVLVVAGLFEVGWSVCLKYARGFTEPWPTAGFVLFTAASVSLLGVALRSLPLGTAYTVWTGIGAVGAVALGVVLFGESMDPRRLACVALIVAGIVGLKVLSPH from the coding sequence ATGGCCTGGGTCGTCCTGGTGGTCGCCGGCCTGTTCGAGGTCGGCTGGTCGGTCTGCCTGAAGTATGCCCGCGGATTCACGGAGCCGTGGCCCACCGCCGGCTTCGTCCTCTTCACCGCGGCGAGCGTCTCCCTGCTGGGCGTGGCGCTGAGGTCCCTGCCGCTCGGCACGGCGTACACCGTGTGGACGGGCATCGGCGCCGTGGGGGCCGTGGCCCTGGGCGTCGTCCTCTTCGGCGAATCGATGGATCCCCGCCGCCTCGCGTGCGTGGCCCTGATCGTCGCGGGGATCGTCGGGCTGAAGGTCCTGTCGCCCCACTGA